The Penaeus vannamei isolate JL-2024 chromosome 39, ASM4276789v1, whole genome shotgun sequence genome includes the window atatatatgtgtgtgtgtgtgtgtgtgtgtgtgtgtgtgtgtatatatatattatgtatatatatatatatatatatatatatatatatatatatatatatatatatatatgtgtgtgtgtgtgtgtgtgtgtgtgtgtgtgtgtgtgtgtgtgtgagtgtgtgtgtgtgtgtgtgtgtgtgtgaatgtatatgtaatgtatatatatatatatatatatatatatatatatatatatatatatatatatatatatatgtatgtatatatataatatatataatatatatatatatacatatatatacatatatatatatatgtatgtatgtatgtatgtatgtatatatatatatatatatatgtatgtatgtatgtatgtatgtatgtatatatatatatatatatatatatatatatattgtgtgtgtgtatgtgtgtatgtatgtatgtatgtgtgtgtgtgtgtgtgtgtatatatatatacatatatatatatatgtatgtatgtatatatgcatatatatatatttatatatatatatatatatatatatatatatatgcatatatatatacatatatatacatatatatacatatatatacatatatatatatatatatatatatatatatatatgtatgtatgtgtgtatatatgcatatatacatatacatatatatatacatatatatatatatatatatatatatatatatatatatatatatgcatatatatatatatatatatatatatatatatatataagcatatatatacatatatataaaaatatatatatacatatatatatatatatatatatatatatatatatatatatatatatagatgcgtgtgtgtgagagagactcaCTTCGTGTACACCGGCGTCGACCCGTCGACATCCCAGACGAAGCTTCCCTCGGTGTCACGGTCATGGAGGCCGATCCACGTGGTTTCGGACAACATGCCTGAAACGAACATTCAACCGACCTAAGTCAAAATTCCTAAGCGCTGTCTCTGCGAAGCCAAGATTTCCAAACATCACAGAACAAAAAACTAAAGAGGAAGTAAGCCTTACTCTTGACAAAGTCCCACTCCTCTTCGCTGGAAATCTTCACGTAGGCCCCGCCATTGTCGCTGCAGTaggtcctcccttcctcccaggcGCCCTTCGAAGCGCTGAGGTGGTAGCACGAGCCCGCGTTCAGGAGCCATCCCTCGGGGCACACGTGGGCGGTGGTCGTCGGCAGCTGAATCGTGGTGGTCGTTGGAGGCGCTGGGGTTGAGGGGCTCGTCTCCTTGTGTTCGCAGGCGATGACGTCCTTCGTTGTGGTTCCAACGGTGGTGACTTCAGTCGGACCAGAAGTTGCAATGTTGGTTCCAGTTGGAACGATGGTTTCAGTTGGAATGACGGCTCCTGTGCTGGTTCCAGTTGGAATGAAGGTTCCAGTGTTGGTTCCAGTTGGAATGAAAGTGCCTGTGTTGGTTCCAGTTGGAACAGAAGTTCCAACATTGGTTCCAGTTGGAATGAAAGTTCCTGTGTTGGTTCCAGTTGGAATGAAAGTTCCTGTGTTGGTTCCAGTTGGAATGATGGTTCCTGTGTTGGTTCCAGTTGGAATGAAAGTGCCTGTGTTAATTCCGGTTGGAATGACGGTTCCTGTGTTGATTCCAGTTGGAATGAATGTTCCTGTGTTGGTTCCAGTTGGAATGAAAGTTCCTGTGTTGGTTCCAGTTGGAATGAAAGTGCCTGTGTTAGTTCCGGTTGGAATGACGGTTCCTGTGTTGGTTCCAGTTGGAATGAAAGTTCCTGTGTTGGTTCCAGTTGGAATGAAAGTTCCTGTGTTGGTTCCAGTTGGAATGAAAGTTCCTGTGTTGGTTCCAGTTGGAATGAAAGTTCCTGTGTTGGTTCCAGTTGGAATGAAAGTTCCTGTGTTGGTTTCAGTTGGAATTAAAGTTCCTGTGTTGGTTCCAGTTGGAATATTGTTTTCAGTTGGAATGAAAGTTCCTGTATTGGTTCCAGTTGGAATGAAAGTGCCTGTGTTAGTGCCGGTTGGAATGACGGTTCCTGTGTTGGTTCCAGTTGGAATGAAAGTTCCTGTGTTGGTCTCAGTTGGAATATTTGTTTCA containing:
- the LOC113829498 gene encoding putative per-hexamer repeat protein 5, coding for MSLLLILALSAFASSASVRSISDVTEQQRCDVTVGVTYPETAEEEPLVTCSSQCLSDDEQTWFMGSMYKHLAGLTALGLMVEVKYDKAAVIDCRLVPIQSTSSLLEAFQLCDNTVVATTASSTPTGINTGTFIPTETNTGTFIPTETNIPTETNTGTFIPTGTNTGTVIPTGTNTGTFIPTGTNTGTFIPTENNIPTGTNTGTLIPTETNTGTFIPTGTNTGTFIPTGTNTGTFIPTGTNTGTFIPTGTNTGTFIPTGTNTGTVIPTGTNTGTFIPTGTNTGTFIPTGTNTGTFIPTGINTGTVIPTGINTGTFIPTGTNTGTIIPTGTNTGTFIPTGTNTGTFIPTGTNVGTSVPTGTNTGTFIPTGTNTGTFIPTGTSTGAVIPTETIVPTGTNIATSGPTEVTTVGTTTKDVIACEHKETSPSTPAPPTTTTIQLPTTTAHVCPEGWLLNAGSCYHLSASKGAWEEGRTYCSDNGGAYVKISSEEEWDFVKSMLSETTWIGLHDRDTEGSFVWDVDGSTPVYTKWHSDEPNDANGGEDCGEMNERMGFMWNDQPCRDARPFVCEMSANVLFG